Proteins encoded in a region of the Paucidesulfovibrio longus DSM 6739 genome:
- a CDS encoding sensor histidine kinase produces MKSRSVFTRMLLWAWAVLAAALLALFLVTTYEAKDGVLRDAEQRARRELETVKWLVVNHAPFEDARAFDDWGKELGGRMGLRVTFIVDGVVRADSMVPFADLGGLEDHSTRPEVRKAEVNVVATSRRHSDTLDREMIYAATLLPPVSGLPRGVLRLAVPFSELRERLSTILSRALWTMGLALAASGALLLMGMRNLGSSVSAFVELAREIGNGDFSQRIREVPGREFQPLAEAVNAMARRIGRHVGTIEEQGGRLRAMFQGMGEGVLVLDERGRIESFNRALEHLLPEAAQGLGRPPLEAGLPLEIQDASDRVLGMRAAAAQTAEHHGDRLRITMENGKHLAVSVLPFTGYKGGHKLILVFRDVTTEVEHERALRDFVANASHQLRTPLTSIKGYAETLLDSPPEDREAAAKFLRIIQRNADHMDGVLTSMLKLARSDRTARADEAPVAVDAREILDAALSDLAPRAEEAGLRIRTELPEGPLLVRAEQEGLLHVFHNLISNAMLYGGDGGVIEIRAEAAPEGWAFSVRDHGPGIPAGLEDKVFERFFRGDPNAIDGRGGAGLGLAICRQIVENYGGSIRAERPEDGRGARFTFHLVRD; encoded by the coding sequence ATGAAATCCCGCTCGGTGTTCACCCGCATGCTGCTCTGGGCCTGGGCCGTCCTGGCCGCGGCCCTGCTGGCTCTGTTCCTGGTCACCACCTACGAGGCCAAGGACGGAGTGCTGCGCGACGCGGAACAGCGGGCGCGGCGGGAGCTGGAAACCGTGAAGTGGCTCGTGGTCAACCACGCGCCCTTCGAGGACGCCAGGGCTTTCGACGACTGGGGCAAGGAGCTTGGCGGACGCATGGGCCTGCGCGTGACCTTCATCGTGGACGGCGTCGTGCGCGCCGATTCCATGGTGCCTTTCGCGGACCTCGGCGGACTGGAGGACCACTCCACCCGGCCGGAGGTGCGCAAGGCCGAAGTCAACGTCGTGGCCACCAGCCGCAGGCACAGCGACACCCTGGACCGCGAGATGATCTACGCGGCGACCCTGCTGCCCCCGGTGAGCGGGCTGCCGCGCGGCGTGCTGCGGCTGGCCGTGCCCTTTTCCGAACTGCGCGAGCGCCTCTCCACGATCCTCAGCCGGGCACTCTGGACCATGGGGCTGGCCCTGGCCGCCAGCGGCGCGCTGCTGCTCATGGGCATGCGCAACCTGGGCAGCTCCGTGTCCGCGTTCGTGGAATTGGCGCGCGAGATCGGCAACGGCGACTTTTCCCAGCGCATCCGCGAGGTGCCGGGAAGGGAGTTCCAGCCCCTGGCCGAGGCGGTCAATGCCATGGCCAGGCGCATCGGCCGCCACGTCGGCACCATCGAGGAGCAGGGCGGCAGGCTGCGCGCCATGTTCCAGGGCATGGGCGAAGGCGTGCTCGTGCTCGACGAGCGCGGGCGCATCGAGTCCTTCAACCGCGCGCTGGAGCACCTTCTGCCCGAAGCCGCCCAGGGACTCGGCCGCCCCCCGCTGGAGGCGGGCCTCCCGCTGGAAATCCAGGACGCCTCCGACCGCGTGCTCGGCATGCGCGCCGCCGCGGCCCAGACTGCGGAGCATCACGGCGACCGGCTGCGCATCACCATGGAAAACGGCAAACACCTCGCCGTTTCCGTGCTGCCGTTCACCGGCTACAAGGGCGGCCACAAGCTCATCCTCGTCTTTCGCGACGTCACGACCGAGGTGGAACACGAACGCGCCCTGCGCGACTTCGTGGCCAACGCCTCGCACCAGTTGCGCACGCCCCTGACCAGCATCAAGGGCTACGCCGAAACCCTGCTCGACTCGCCCCCGGAAGACCGCGAAGCCGCGGCCAAATTCCTGCGCATCATCCAGCGCAACGCGGACCACATGGACGGCGTGCTCACCAGCATGCTCAAGCTCGCCCGCTCGGACCGCACGGCCCGCGCCGACGAAGCGCCCGTTGCCGTGGACGCCAGGGAGATCCTGGACGCCGCCCTCTCGGACCTTGCGCCCCGCGCCGAGGAAGCCGGGCTGCGCATCCGCACGGAGCTGCCGGAAGGTCCGCTGCTCGTGCGCGCCGAGCAGGAGGGGCTGCTGCACGTCTTCCACAACCTGATCTCCAACGCCATGCTCTACGGAGGCGACGGCGGGGTCATCGAGATCCGCGCCGAGGCCGCCCCCGAGGGCTGGGCCTTTTCCGTGCGCGACCACGGCCCCGGCATCCCCGCAGGCTTGGAGGACAAGGTTTTCGAGCGTTTCTTCCGGGGCGACCCCAATGCCATCGACGGACGCGGCGGCGCGGGCCTCGGCCTGGCCATCTGCCGGCAGATCGTCGAGAACTACGGCGGAAGCATCCGGGCAGAACGCCCGGAAGACGGGCGCGGAGCGCGCTTCACCTTCCATCTGGTGCGAGACTGA
- a CDS encoding DUF4079 family protein — MLWIHPLLAAFTTLLAFYVLVLGLVRLHANHFGGTRQFQWKRHVRLGYAVYGLWLLSFFGGAAMVWLHWPDAFLKGDHTEGALNMLVLIFVGLATGWYMDSRAKKRVLLPLAHAAVNVWLLVLAVGQALTGWGIVQKALLS, encoded by the coding sequence ATGCTCTGGATACACCCCCTGCTGGCGGCCTTCACCACGCTGCTGGCCTTCTACGTCCTCGTTCTCGGACTCGTGCGGCTGCACGCGAACCATTTCGGCGGCACCCGCCAGTTCCAATGGAAACGGCACGTCCGCCTCGGCTACGCGGTCTACGGCCTCTGGCTGCTCAGCTTTTTCGGAGGGGCAGCCATGGTCTGGCTGCACTGGCCCGACGCCTTTCTCAAAGGCGACCACACCGAAGGCGCACTGAACATGCTCGTGCTGATCTTCGTCGGACTGGCCACGGGCTGGTACATGGACAGCCGCGCCAAAAAGCGCGTTCTTCTGCCTCTGGCGCACGCCGCCGTCAACGTCTGGCTGCTCGTTCTGGCCGTGGGCCAGGCGCTGACGGGCTGGGGAATCGTGCAGAAAGCTCTCCTGAGTTAG
- a CDS encoding cytochrome P460 family protein, with protein sequence MRRQTRMQGLALAALVLLAAAGLSFAAPDGPPPDAANLWNHITTQSPYTQWKNWPDHQGMQPGSSPHGALHVVYVNDAALSVRQPPVPYGSIVVKENYDEAKTLKAITVMYKVKGFNPEAGDWFWAKFAPDGTVQASGTPGGCIGCHSAVAGNDYIFLHAF encoded by the coding sequence ATGCGCAGGCAGACACGCATGCAGGGACTGGCCCTGGCCGCGCTGGTCCTGCTGGCCGCCGCGGGATTGTCCTTCGCGGCTCCCGACGGGCCGCCCCCGGACGCCGCGAACCTCTGGAATCACATCACCACGCAGTCTCCCTACACGCAGTGGAAGAACTGGCCCGACCACCAGGGCATGCAGCCCGGAAGCTCGCCCCACGGGGCGCTGCACGTGGTCTACGTCAACGACGCGGCGCTCTCCGTGCGGCAGCCGCCCGTTCCCTACGGCTCCATCGTGGTCAAGGAGAACTACGACGAGGCCAAGACCCTCAAGGCCATCACCGTGATGTACAAGGTCAAGGGCTTCAACCCCGAAGCCGGGGACTGGTTTTGGGCCAAGTTCGCACCGGACGGCACAGTGCAGGCCTCCGGCACGCCCGGCGGCTGCATCGGCTGCCACAGCGCGGTGGCGGGCAACGACTACATCTTCCTGCACGCATTCTAG
- the alr gene encoding alanine racemase — protein MTILYNKLRVRVSLDAIRENYRILNSISGNAFAVVKADAYGHGLIRVAEALAEEGADTFAVGTVDEAVFLRKSGCRGRIIALLGPVDDNDYKALVPNRIIPFVGNWEQLARLREAVAGAEKPLEISLKFDTGMARLGFRHSDVPRLLSVLGEEPLLRPVMASSHLATADEPGNWSFVQEQSRIFQAVLDALREGGVPVEGNIANTAGILAHGALHHQGQRAGIGLYGCNPLAGTEHEALGAKLRPAMQVSAPIVEIHPVRAGQSVSYGCTWRARRDSVVAIVAAGYADAYSRGLSNKGGMCLHGERVPVVGRVCMQLTAVDVTALAESGKSAQVGDEAFLLGGEGPGRISPEDLASWWGTITYEVFCLLGLNRREYV, from the coding sequence ATGACCATCCTCTACAACAAGCTGCGCGTGCGCGTGTCCCTGGACGCCATCCGCGAGAACTACCGCATTCTCAATTCCATCAGCGGCAACGCCTTTGCCGTGGTCAAGGCCGACGCCTACGGCCACGGCCTGATCCGCGTGGCCGAGGCCCTGGCCGAGGAAGGCGCGGACACCTTTGCCGTGGGCACGGTGGACGAGGCGGTCTTCCTGCGCAAGTCCGGCTGCCGGGGCCGCATCATCGCCCTGCTCGGCCCCGTGGACGACAACGACTACAAGGCCCTGGTCCCGAACCGGATCATTCCCTTCGTGGGCAACTGGGAACAATTGGCGCGCCTGCGCGAGGCCGTGGCAGGGGCCGAAAAGCCCCTGGAGATCAGCCTCAAGTTCGATACGGGCATGGCCCGGCTAGGCTTCCGGCATTCGGACGTGCCCCGGCTGCTCTCCGTCCTGGGCGAGGAACCGCTCCTGCGTCCGGTCATGGCCAGCTCGCACCTGGCCACTGCGGACGAACCCGGCAACTGGAGCTTCGTTCAGGAGCAGTCGCGCATCTTCCAGGCCGTGCTGGACGCCCTGCGCGAAGGCGGCGTGCCCGTGGAGGGCAACATCGCCAACACGGCGGGCATCCTGGCCCACGGCGCCCTGCACCACCAGGGCCAGAGGGCGGGCATCGGTCTCTACGGCTGCAATCCCCTGGCCGGGACCGAACATGAAGCCCTGGGCGCGAAGCTGCGCCCGGCCATGCAGGTCAGCGCCCCCATCGTGGAAATCCACCCCGTGCGCGCGGGCCAGAGCGTGAGCTACGGCTGCACCTGGCGCGCCCGGCGCGACAGCGTCGTCGCCATCGTGGCCGCGGGATACGCCGACGCCTATTCGCGCGGCCTGTCCAACAAGGGCGGCATGTGCCTGCACGGCGAGCGCGTGCCCGTGGTGGGCCGGGTCTGCATGCAGCTCACCGCCGTGGACGTGACGGCCCTGGCCGAGTCCGGCAAGAGCGCGCAGGTGGGCGACGAAGCATTTCTGTTGGGGGGAGAGGGGCCGGGCCGCATCTCTCCCGAGGATCTGGCCTCGTGGTGGGGAACCATCACCTACGAGGTTTTCTGCCTGCTCGGCCTGAACCGGCGGGAATACGTCTAA
- the mutL gene encoding DNA mismatch repair endonuclease MutL — MPGRRPIRVLPPALMHQIAAGEVVERPASVVKELVENSLDAGARRVDVRIERGGAGLISVRDDGHGIPPDELELAVTRHATSKIADLADLERVASFGFRGEALPSIASVSRFLMSSRSAGQDMGWQARVTHGELAEAGPAPLDKGTLVEVRDLFSNVPARLKFLKTENTEARRCQDAIMRMALARPDVRFTLHVNGREALNLPEGQSLRERLAAFWPPAVMDGLLDVDLETRGLRVSGLASQPRTAQGRGDRILLWVRGRPVQDKLLLSALRQAYSGRLLSKEYPQAVLFLDLPPEQVDVNVHPAKLEVRFAEESAVFSAVRAAVARALDSGGALLRPSGVQVAGTDGETSAETDAARLSPPREAASLREPGQGFGAAGKFRGYSEYKRGPGRDDDFRSRQPDFSANRSGSLPLPTPESERSSPGEPFPRDHGADAAPLRAEVRAASKTDAPLVGGFAYLGQVSATYLVLAQGHDMLLVDQHAAHERVILEAMRAQRTRGDSQPLALPLELPLHPAEAERLEALWDDLRQAGFRLEQPAPDRLLLRGIPPTLDSGRAKEYLRAALNSGASGLEELWTMLSCKSAIKAGQALARDEALALLETWLACPDREYCPHGRPVVLRWTPAEMEKLFKRK, encoded by the coding sequence ATGCCCGGCAGAAGACCCATACGCGTCCTCCCCCCCGCTCTGATGCACCAGATCGCCGCGGGCGAGGTGGTCGAGCGCCCGGCCAGCGTGGTCAAGGAGCTGGTGGAAAACAGCCTCGACGCCGGCGCCCGGCGCGTGGACGTGCGCATCGAACGCGGCGGCGCGGGCCTCATTTCCGTTCGCGACGACGGCCACGGCATTCCCCCGGACGAACTGGAGCTGGCGGTCACGCGCCACGCCACGAGCAAGATCGCCGACCTCGCCGACCTGGAACGCGTGGCCTCCTTCGGCTTCCGGGGCGAGGCCCTGCCGAGCATCGCCTCGGTTTCCCGCTTTCTGATGAGCTCGCGCAGCGCGGGCCAGGACATGGGCTGGCAGGCCCGCGTCACCCACGGCGAACTGGCCGAGGCAGGCCCGGCCCCGTTGGACAAGGGCACCCTGGTGGAAGTGCGCGATCTCTTTTCCAACGTTCCCGCCCGGCTCAAATTCCTCAAGACCGAGAACACCGAGGCCCGGCGCTGCCAGGACGCGATCATGCGCATGGCCCTGGCCCGGCCCGACGTGCGCTTCACCCTGCACGTCAACGGCCGCGAAGCCCTGAACCTGCCCGAGGGGCAAAGCCTGCGCGAGCGCCTGGCCGCGTTCTGGCCCCCGGCGGTCATGGACGGCCTTCTGGACGTGGACCTGGAGACGCGCGGCCTGCGCGTGTCCGGCCTCGCCAGCCAGCCCCGCACGGCGCAGGGACGCGGCGACCGCATCCTGCTCTGGGTCCGGGGCCGTCCCGTGCAGGACAAGCTGCTGCTCTCGGCCCTGCGCCAGGCGTATTCGGGCCGCCTGCTCTCCAAGGAATATCCCCAGGCCGTGCTCTTTCTGGACCTCCCGCCGGAACAGGTGGATGTGAACGTGCACCCGGCCAAGCTCGAAGTGCGCTTCGCCGAGGAATCCGCCGTATTTTCCGCGGTGCGGGCGGCCGTTGCCCGCGCCCTGGACAGCGGCGGCGCGCTGCTCCGGCCCTCCGGCGTCCAGGTCGCCGGAACGGACGGCGAGACGAGTGCCGAGACGGATGCCGCGCGCCTCTCCCCGCCGCGGGAAGCCGCCTCCCTGCGCGAACCCGGCCAGGGCTTCGGCGCGGCCGGAAAATTCCGCGGCTACTCGGAGTACAAGCGCGGTCCGGGCCGGGACGACGATTTCCGGTCGCGGCAGCCCGACTTTTCCGCGAACAGGTCCGGCAGCCTGCCCCTGCCCACGCCGGAAAGCGAACGAAGCAGCCCCGGGGAGCCGTTTCCCCGTGACCACGGCGCTGACGCCGCGCCGCTCCGGGCCGAGGTGCGCGCGGCGTCGAAAACGGACGCGCCCCTGGTGGGCGGCTTCGCCTACCTCGGCCAGGTCAGCGCCACCTATCTCGTGCTGGCCCAGGGCCACGACATGCTTCTGGTGGACCAGCACGCCGCGCACGAGCGCGTGATTCTGGAGGCCATGCGCGCGCAGCGCACCCGCGGGGATTCCCAGCCCCTGGCCCTGCCCCTGGAGCTGCCCCTGCACCCGGCCGAGGCCGAGCGCCTGGAGGCCCTCTGGGACGACCTGCGCCAAGCCGGATTCCGGCTGGAGCAGCCCGCGCCGGACCGGCTTCTGCTCCGGGGCATCCCGCCCACGCTCGACAGCGGCAGGGCAAAGGAGTACCTTCGGGCGGCCCTAAATTCCGGGGCTTCCGGCCTGGAGGAACTCTGGACCATGCTTTCCTGCAAGTCGGCCATCAAGGCCGGACAGGCCCTGGCCCGCGACGAGGCCCTGGCCCTGCTGGAAACCTGGCTGGCCTGCCCGGACCGGGAATACTGCCCGCACGGACGGCCCGTGGTGCTGCGCTGGACCCCTGCCGAAATGGAAAAACTGTTCAAACGGAAGTGA
- a CDS encoding LPS-assembly protein LptD, whose product MKRRLVPILVCTLALTCFFAGQPWLLFGEKTPMSMERRYASDRDLTFNETDQAPREKGEWTFTADKIIAEHDSQYVEVEGNATFTDGTETLRADFARYYRETGWLLLRGNVRAMWQGDFLEAAEAEFDLKKKEGWLKDGKVFMVKPHLYFESSYIRKYSGASYTFKDAKVTACSGEKPAWSVQAQEGDITLDGYATLWHTTFRIRDTPVAYLPYMKLPAGGGKRQSGFLMPEVGSSSRFGFRLNMPYYWAVSEEVDATFYQHFMSKRGYMQGLELRHADDSYTKGFWRFDWLNDAMTYRKDSNEDDPVEGDGLVRPNSNRWWWRSKFNGYLGTPSWRAMVDVDLVSDQDYLREFSDGYNGYRTSRDEMLDQFGRDINEADAETRTSTAMLTRDFQSFGVAGKIEYNQNPSYMNGNGKTGDNDSLQRMPELDAFAFKDSIGGTPLEFEGQAKYDYFQREKGTTGQRLELRPRLSLPLHTDAVTVIPYVGARSAFYSVDKWETDGNTTLANGQVEGNNTSEDENPMNLTVEAGVSLFSEVYKTYSLESDALALTKDNVGHERWTDVKHSLVPRIDYSYVPRKTGQSDLPYYDERDRVFGEDLVTYSLTNVFDRKREYVTLGPDGETPTLANDYLDFARVRVSQSYDRLEASRKDELDEYERRPFSDIMAEVSLQPFAGWELTSKSWYSPYLSQVTEHEHTLRYTREGVGDAFISYDLLQKVDEYKRRRASDMQVLHLGGNIYVMQNLILGMEYRTDLNEGVDLEKTLRLTWVGECYDVGLQFTRTDDDTRLGLHFNLFKF is encoded by the coding sequence TTGAAGCGCCGCCTGGTTCCGATTCTCGTCTGCACCCTCGCGCTGACCTGCTTCTTCGCAGGCCAGCCCTGGCTGCTGTTCGGCGAGAAGACGCCCATGAGCATGGAGCGGCGCTACGCCTCGGACCGCGACCTGACCTTCAACGAAACGGACCAGGCCCCGCGCGAAAAGGGCGAGTGGACCTTCACCGCGGACAAGATCATTGCGGAGCACGACAGCCAGTATGTGGAGGTCGAGGGCAACGCCACCTTCACGGACGGCACGGAAACGCTCCGGGCCGACTTCGCCCGCTACTACCGCGAAACCGGCTGGCTGCTGCTGCGCGGCAATGTCCGCGCCATGTGGCAGGGGGATTTCCTGGAGGCGGCCGAGGCCGAGTTCGACCTGAAGAAAAAGGAAGGCTGGCTCAAGGACGGCAAGGTCTTCATGGTCAAGCCGCATCTCTATTTCGAGTCTTCCTACATCCGCAAATACAGCGGGGCGAGCTACACCTTCAAGGACGCCAAGGTCACGGCGTGCAGCGGGGAGAAGCCCGCGTGGTCCGTGCAGGCCCAGGAAGGCGACATCACCCTGGACGGCTACGCAACGCTCTGGCACACGACCTTCCGCATACGCGACACGCCCGTGGCCTACCTGCCCTACATGAAGCTCCCCGCTGGCGGGGGCAAGCGGCAAAGCGGCTTCCTCATGCCCGAGGTGGGCAGCAGCTCCCGCTTCGGCTTCCGGCTGAACATGCCCTATTACTGGGCCGTCAGCGAAGAGGTGGACGCCACCTTCTACCAGCACTTCATGAGCAAGCGCGGCTACATGCAGGGCCTGGAACTGCGCCACGCGGACGACTCCTACACCAAGGGCTTCTGGCGCTTCGACTGGCTCAACGACGCCATGACCTACCGCAAGGACAGCAACGAGGACGACCCGGTGGAAGGCGACGGCCTCGTGCGGCCCAACAGCAACCGCTGGTGGTGGCGCAGCAAGTTCAACGGCTACCTCGGAACCCCGTCCTGGCGGGCCATGGTGGACGTGGACCTCGTCTCGGACCAGGACTACCTGCGCGAGTTCTCGGACGGCTACAACGGCTACCGCACCAGCCGCGACGAGATGCTCGACCAGTTCGGCCGCGACATCAACGAGGCGGACGCGGAAACGCGCACGAGCACGGCCATGCTCACCCGCGACTTCCAGTCCTTCGGCGTGGCCGGAAAAATCGAGTACAACCAGAACCCGTCCTACATGAACGGCAACGGCAAGACCGGGGACAACGACTCCCTGCAACGCATGCCCGAGCTGGACGCCTTCGCCTTCAAGGATTCCATCGGCGGAACCCCGCTCGAATTCGAGGGGCAGGCCAAGTACGACTATTTCCAACGCGAGAAGGGCACCACGGGACAGCGCCTGGAGCTGCGGCCCCGGCTGAGCCTGCCCCTGCACACGGACGCCGTGACCGTCATCCCCTACGTGGGCGCGCGCAGCGCATTCTACTCCGTGGACAAGTGGGAAACCGACGGGAACACCACCCTGGCCAACGGACAGGTCGAGGGCAACAACACCTCCGAAGACGAAAACCCCATGAACCTGACCGTGGAGGCGGGGGTTTCGCTCTTCTCCGAGGTCTACAAGACCTACAGCCTGGAATCCGACGCCCTGGCCCTGACCAAGGACAACGTGGGCCATGAGCGCTGGACCGACGTCAAGCACAGCCTCGTGCCGCGCATCGACTATTCCTACGTGCCGCGCAAGACCGGCCAGAGCGACCTGCCCTATTACGACGAACGCGACCGCGTCTTCGGCGAGGATCTCGTCACCTACTCCCTGACCAACGTCTTCGACCGCAAGCGCGAATACGTGACCCTCGGCCCGGACGGCGAAACCCCTACCCTGGCCAACGACTATCTCGACTTCGCCAGGGTGCGCGTCTCCCAGAGCTACGACCGTCTGGAAGCCTCGCGCAAGGACGAACTGGACGAATACGAACGCAGGCCCTTCTCGGACATCATGGCCGAAGTCTCGCTCCAGCCGTTCGCGGGCTGGGAGCTGACCTCCAAGTCGTGGTACTCTCCCTACCTCTCGCAGGTCACCGAGCACGAGCACACCCTGCGCTACACCCGCGAGGGAGTGGGCGACGCCTTCATATCCTACGACCTGCTCCAGAAGGTGGACGAGTACAAACGCCGCCGCGCGAGCGACATGCAGGTGCTGCACCTGGGCGGCAACATCTACGTGATGCAGAACCTGATCCTGGGCATGGAATACCGCACCGACCTCAACGAAGGCGTGGACCTGGAAAAGACCCTGCGCCTGACCTGGGTCGGCGAATGCTACGACGTGGGCCTGCAATTCACGCGGACCGACGACGACACCCGCCTGGGCCTGCATTTCAACCTCTTCAAGTTCTAG
- the rfaD gene encoding ADP-glyceromanno-heptose 6-epimerase, whose amino-acid sequence MHIVTGGAGFIGSAMVWQLNRMGVDDILVVDNLSTSEKWKNLVGLKYSDYLHRDEFHKYLVREHDPFRTDAIIHMGACSSTTELDADFLMENNYRYTQLVCRFCLNHGARFVNASSAATYGDGRLGFSDDHAGLRALRPLNMYGYSKQLFDLWALESGILDHIASLKFFNVYGPNEYHKGDMKSVICKAYKQIGETGKMKLFKSYRPDYPHGGQKRDFVYVKDCVDLMWWLLEHPDVGGVFNVGTGQARPWVDLANAVFAAMDKTPDIGFIEMPEAIRDKYQYFTQADMTKLRAAGYDKPFTSLEEGAADYVKNYLATDDIHLTS is encoded by the coding sequence ATGCATATCGTTACCGGCGGAGCCGGGTTCATCGGCAGCGCCATGGTCTGGCAACTCAACCGCATGGGCGTGGACGACATCCTGGTGGTGGACAATCTTTCCACCAGCGAAAAATGGAAGAATCTCGTTGGGTTGAAATATTCCGACTATCTGCACCGGGACGAGTTCCACAAATATCTCGTGCGCGAGCACGACCCCTTCCGCACGGACGCCATCATCCACATGGGCGCCTGTTCCTCCACCACGGAGCTGGACGCCGACTTCCTGATGGAGAACAACTACCGCTACACCCAGCTGGTCTGCCGCTTCTGCCTGAACCACGGCGCCCGCTTCGTGAACGCCTCTTCCGCCGCCACCTACGGCGACGGACGCCTCGGCTTTTCCGACGACCACGCCGGACTGCGCGCGCTGCGTCCCCTGAACATGTACGGCTATTCCAAGCAGCTCTTCGATCTCTGGGCGCTGGAATCCGGCATCCTCGACCACATCGCCAGCCTCAAGTTCTTCAACGTCTACGGACCGAACGAATATCACAAGGGCGACATGAAGAGCGTGATCTGCAAGGCGTACAAGCAGATCGGCGAAACGGGAAAAATGAAGCTCTTCAAGTCCTACCGGCCCGACTACCCCCACGGGGGCCAGAAACGGGACTTCGTCTACGTCAAGGACTGCGTCGATCTGATGTGGTGGCTGCTGGAGCACCCGGACGTGGGCGGCGTGTTCAACGTGGGCACCGGGCAGGCCCGGCCCTGGGTGGACCTCGCCAACGCCGTGTTCGCGGCCATGGACAAGACCCCGGACATCGGCTTCATCGAGATGCCCGAAGCCATCCGCGACAAGTACCAGTATTTCACCCAGGCCGACATGACCAAGCTGCGCGCGGCCGGATACGACAAGCCCTTCACCTCCCTGGAGGAAGGCGCTGCGGACTACGTAAAGAACTACCTGGCAACGGACGATATCCACCTCACAAGCTAG
- a CDS encoding OmpA family protein, producing MVNVKKYTLIACLAALSALMVFSTAAFAGKKIPKVDNFILFVDHSGSMAQKYMGSGETKIKLAKSMMDKLNAAIPELGYTGALYTFAPFAGYAQPAPYRTAVIGQAISGIDTDYEIFMRRTPMGNGLIDLDPVLASLDGKTAVIMVTDGASNIGADPVAQAQALYAKYQGKVCFHVISYADTDQGRLIVDEIRALNSCSVPADGSGLVADAAVLDKFVEDVFFTEAAEPQAMDETIVFRLNFDFDKSNIKEEMVPILEQAQMLLQERPELNYVVEGWTDSIGTDAYNLGLSKRRADSVTSWLTSHGIAKSRLEPVGKGESTKFDNTTDDGRYQNRRVEIRSK from the coding sequence ATGGTGAACGTCAAAAAGTACACGCTGATCGCCTGCCTGGCGGCGCTTTCGGCACTGATGGTCTTCTCCACGGCGGCGTTCGCCGGAAAGAAGATCCCCAAGGTGGACAATTTCATTCTCTTCGTGGACCACTCCGGTTCCATGGCCCAGAAGTACATGGGCAGCGGAGAGACCAAAATCAAACTGGCCAAGAGCATGATGGACAAGCTCAACGCGGCCATCCCCGAGCTCGGCTACACCGGAGCCCTGTACACCTTCGCTCCCTTTGCCGGGTATGCGCAGCCCGCTCCCTACCGGACCGCGGTCATCGGTCAGGCCATCAGCGGCATTGACACGGACTACGAGATCTTCATGCGCCGCACCCCCATGGGCAACGGCCTGATCGACCTCGACCCCGTCCTGGCCAGCCTTGACGGCAAGACCGCCGTGATCATGGTCACGGACGGCGCGTCCAACATCGGCGCCGACCCGGTCGCCCAGGCCCAGGCCCTCTACGCCAAGTACCAGGGCAAGGTCTGCTTCCACGTCATCAGCTACGCCGACACGGACCAGGGCCGCTTGATCGTAGACGAGATCCGCGCTCTGAACTCCTGCTCCGTGCCCGCCGACGGCAGCGGCCTCGTGGCGGACGCCGCCGTTCTGGACAAGTTCGTCGAGGACGTCTTCTTCACCGAAGCCGCCGAGCCGCAGGCCATGGACGAAACCATCGTCTTCCGCCTGAACTTCGACTTCGACAAGTCGAACATCAAGGAAGAGATGGTTCCCATCCTGGAGCAGGCCCAGATGCTGCTGCAGGAGCGCCCGGAGCTGAACTACGTGGTCGAGGGCTGGACCGACTCCATCGGCACCGACGCCTACAACCTGGGACTGTCCAAGCGCCGCGCCGACTCCGTGACCTCCTGGCTGACCAGCCACGGCATCGCCAAGAGCCGCCTGGAGCCCGTGGGCAAGGGCGAGTCCACCAAGTTCGACAACACCACGGATGACGGCCGCTACCAGAACCGCCGCGTGGAGATCCGCAGCAAATAG